A section of the Leptolyngbya subtilissima AS-A7 genome encodes:
- a CDS encoding helix-turn-helix domain-containing protein, giving the protein MRNKVSEFLAAHGLTAYQLIKDTGIAPATGYKLAKDESHLPSIRVLEVLCDRYQVQPSEFIEWVDGEVG; this is encoded by the coding sequence ATGAGAAATAAAGTTTCTGAGTTTTTAGCGGCCCACGGTCTGACGGCATACCAGTTGATTAAGGACACTGGTATTGCCCCTGCTACGGGCTACAAGCTGGCCAAGGATGAATCGCACCTCCCCAGCATCCGAGTGCTAGAGGTGCTGTGCGATCGCTACCAGGTACAGCCGTCTGAGTTCATCGAGTGGGTTGATGGTGAGGTGGGATGA